A section of the Felis catus isolate Fca126 chromosome B2, F.catus_Fca126_mat1.0, whole genome shotgun sequence genome encodes:
- the LOC111560602 gene encoding transmembrane protein 230-like has product MMKEEFDHKRSGLVETGVRCMRCRGEPLRGSRQPLGGRVGPDAPAHCVAAGQLRTPPAVMLPTRTNVAAGIPSSKVKYSKLSSTDTGHINRQKETSPTEASFKSKRCPVRSHLVKFKKNSTRIPYKAIACATAQFLIGAFLVVTGCLLLVGYISKVGANRAVAVLIVGILVFLPGFYHLLIAYRAHRGCQGCSYSDLPDCDD; this is encoded by the coding sequence ATGATGAAAGAGGAATTCGATCACAAACGCAGCGGTCTTGTAGAAACAGGAGTTAGGTGTATGAGATGCCGAGGCGAGCCTCTACGCGGGTCCAGGCAGCCGTTGGGTGGGCGCGTGGGTCCTGACGCCCCTGCTCACTGTGTGGCAGCAGGACAGCTCCGCACGCCCCCTGCGGTTATGCTTCCCACTCGCACCAACGTGGCTGCTGGGATCCCCAGCAGCAAAGTGAAATACTCAAAGCTCTCCAGCACTGACACTGGGCACATTAACCGTCAGAAGGAAACTTCGCCTACTGAAGCTAGCTTTAAGTCGAAAAGATGTCCAGTGAGATCTCACTTAGTGAAGTTTAAGAAAAACTCTACGAGGATTCCTTATAAGGCCATTGCCTGTGCCACCGCGCAGTTTTTGATTGGCGCCTTTCTCGTTGTCACGGGTTGCCTCCTGCTGGTAGGCTACATCAGCAAAGTGGGCGCCAACCGGGCTGTTGCCGTTCTGATTGTTGGCATCCTGGTGTTTCTGCCTGGGTTTTACCACTTGCTCATCGCTTACAGAGCGCACCGAGGCTGCCAGGGCTGCTCCTACAGTGACCTTCCGGACTGTGATGACTAG